In Alistipes ihumii AP11, a genomic segment contains:
- the araJ gene encoding MFS transporter AraJ, whose translation MKKSLVALAFGTLALGIAEFVMMAILPYVAGDLHVSIATAGHLISAYALGVCVGAPALIFARRLPLKRILLILVCLMIAGNLCAAVAPGYGVLMLARFVSGLPHGAYFGVGSIVAEKLADKGKGAEAVSIMIAGMTVANLFGVPLGTTLSEALSWRATFLLVGCWGLVVLLFVWRWVPQVGGLPDTGFKGQFRFFRKKAPWLLLGATLLGNGGVFCWYSYINPLLTRVAGFPAAGVSALMVLAGFGMFAGNLAGGRLSDRYTPGRVAAWAQGTICVALLLTFFCARVTWLAVALMCVCTTGLFAVSSPQQLLLLRHSEGGELLGAASVQVAFNLGNAIGAYCGGLPLEAGLGYEYPALIGAPFALAGFVLLTVFYRRYEPSGRRPLRHA comes from the coding sequence ATGAAAAAGAGTCTTGTCGCGCTGGCTTTCGGAACGCTCGCGCTCGGCATAGCCGAGTTCGTCATGATGGCGATTTTGCCTTATGTCGCCGGAGACTTGCATGTGAGCATAGCGACTGCCGGGCATCTGATTTCCGCCTATGCGCTCGGCGTGTGCGTCGGGGCCCCGGCGCTGATTTTCGCGCGTCGGCTTCCGCTCAAGCGGATTTTGCTGATATTGGTATGCCTGATGATCGCGGGCAATCTGTGCGCTGCGGTTGCGCCCGGCTACGGCGTGCTGATGTTGGCGCGCTTCGTTTCGGGACTGCCTCACGGAGCCTATTTCGGCGTGGGCTCGATCGTTGCCGAGAAGCTGGCCGACAAGGGAAAAGGCGCCGAGGCCGTGTCGATCATGATCGCGGGCATGACGGTCGCCAACCTGTTCGGCGTGCCGCTCGGCACGACGCTCAGCGAGGCGCTGTCCTGGCGGGCTACTTTCCTGCTGGTGGGCTGTTGGGGGTTGGTCGTGCTGCTGTTCGTCTGGCGTTGGGTGCCGCAGGTCGGCGGTTTGCCCGATACCGGCTTCAAGGGGCAATTCCGTTTCTTTCGCAAAAAGGCGCCCTGGCTGTTACTCGGAGCGACGCTGTTGGGCAACGGAGGCGTATTCTGCTGGTACAGCTATATCAATCCGCTGCTGACTCGCGTTGCGGGTTTCCCGGCGGCCGGCGTTTCGGCGCTGATGGTGCTGGCCGGATTCGGCATGTTCGCAGGCAACTTGGCCGGCGGCCGCCTGTCGGACCGCTATACGCCGGGGCGGGTGGCCGCTTGGGCGCAGGGGACTATTTGCGTTGCCCTGCTGCTGACCTTTTTCTGCGCTCGGGTTACATGGCTTGCCGTCGCGCTGATGTGCGTCTGCACGACCGGGCTGTTCGCGGTGTCGAGTCCTCAGCAGCTCCTGCTGCTGCGCCATTCCGAGGGCGGCGAGCTGCTCGGGGCGGCCAGCGTCCAAGTGGCGTTCAACCTGGGCAATGCGATCGGAGCCTATTGCGGCGGCTTGCCGCTGGAAGCCGGTCTGGGATACGAGTATCCGGCTTTGATCGGCGCTCCGTTCGCGCTGGCCGGCTTCGTGTTGCTTACGGTCTTCTATCGTCGGTACGAGCCTTCGGGCCGCCGGCCGCTACGGCATGCGTAA